TTCAATCTTTTCTGATAAGGGtagttcaatataattggcttccttgtAGTCCTATGCCTTTTACTTTGTGCTTTCAAGAGCATTGTTCTGAAGAGGGTTAAAAAAAACTCACATTTATTAAGAACAACAAACTACACATCAGTCATCGTGCTAATTACTGGggatgttgttgttcaatcacgtCCGACTCCATGtccccattgggagttttcttggcaaagatactggaagagtttgtcatttccttctccagctccttttacagaagaggaaattgaggcaaaatgggtgaagtgacttgctcaggcttcaccagactgcccacaGGATCCAGGACACACCAAAGGGCAAGAACCCCCGATTAAGAGAGATAACACGAACCCAAGCAATTTTTTACAAGTAGAgagtggaagggaaaaaggagagaccAGTGGGCCTCAGGAACACTGGAAGAGGAGAGGACACAAATGGCTGAGGCATGAGGCAAGGCTACAGGAAGGAGGCTGACCCTGAGCTAGGgcttggaggaagaagagaaggaatccAAAAGGCAAtgatgaggagggaataccacacactgGGAGTTTGGGGATCAACTAGTCACAGGGTTTGCTTGAAACATAGAGCTAGCACATGGATGAGACTACTGTGAAAGAAGGCTAAGAAAGCACGTTGGAGGCAGACCACAAATAAACAGCAAACTAAGGAGTGTCCATTTTAGCCTGCAGGTGCTAAGAAGCCATGGAAAAGTTGTGAGTGCCATGATCAGACATGGACTTGAAGAAGATTATTTCAGCAGCCCCAGTGGGAAAGCTCAATTAGAGAAGGGGAGAGCTGGGAGGCAGGAAGATTGATGGGGAGGGTGTTACCATAATCCAAGAGAGCAATGTGAGCAGAAAGAAGAGGCCAAATgctagagatgttgtggagggagaagggatgggACTCAAAAAATGGATCAGATGGTGGGGTTGAGAGTCAAAGGGGATAACGACGTTTCAAATATAAGTAACTGGAAGGGTTTTGAAACTTCTTGACTCCACAAAACCTTCATGAAAGGTGGGAAGCAAAATTGTATCACTTGAATCAAGCAAGAGAGATTCAATGTTGTATATGCATAGCTAGAAATGAGCAAAGCTCATTTTATCCAAATGATCCATGTCTCCACAAGCAGGGGTTAAATAAGATTAAGTGATTATGAGAATGTTAAGGTTGAGAATGGAGATTTTCACAAAatgcctcttcttccttttagGTTGCTCCTTATCCAGGTCTTGGtgaaaagagatggaaaaaaccTTTCCCTCCTATGGGTGGCTACAGACTACAGGTTCTCAAGAACATTGGGGATCACCTTTGGGAACAATACACCACTACAATGTGAAGAGGAAAGTATATTTTGGTAGCTGAAGAAGTAAAAGAACCTGGATGATCAAATAAGAGTCTGACACAAACTCACATTTAGAAAAAACAAATCAGTAACTTCCCATGAGAACCAATCCTACTGACTTCATAGTCCTGCAGAATGCTGATAAGCATTCATGGAAGTCTGTGTCAGACAAGAGATGGTTTGACAAGCTGTGCCATTTGGGGGTCTGAGCACCTTGGTTATTTCTCAAGAACTGTGATTTCCCATtgtaccctccccacccaccttctcaTGGGCACTATGAAATGAATTACCAAGAGATTGGCAACCACACCAAGGTGACTGAGTTCATTCTTGTGGGTCTGTCCCAGCAGCCTGCATCTCAGATTGCTCTCTTCTGGATGCTGCTGTTTGTTTACTTAGTGACACTGCTTGGGAACAGTGCCATCATAGTTGCAGTTTGGGGTGAGTCTCGCCTTCATACACCCATGTATTTCTTCCTCAGTAATTTATCCTTCCtggatcttctcttctccacaagCACAGTCCCTCTCATCATGATGAATGCCCTATGGGACTTCCCTACCGTCTCCTACAATGACTGCTTTACCCAGCTTGCCATCAGAGCCTTCTTGGCACTGACTGAGTGCTTCCTTCTTGCCATCATGGCATATGACCGCTTTGTGGCAATCTCAACCCCCCTGCATTACTCTGTGGTCATGAGTGTTAGAGTCTGCAGAGGACTGGCCTTAACTTCCTGGACAGTGGCGTTCCTGGTCACTGTTATTCCAATTTTGACAGTGCCTGTGAGTTTCTGTGGGAGAAATGCCATTAACCACTTTTCCTGTGAAGTCCAAGCCATCTTCAAATTGCTCTGCTCAGACACCACCTTGCTGGAGGGTCTGATGATGGCTTCTGCCACCATCTCCATGCCAGTGCCCTTGGCTTTCATCTTGGCCTCCTACCTGCGCATTCTTGTTGCAGTCTTCAGAATTCACTCCACAAAGGCTAGGCTCAAAGCCTTTTCCACCTGTGGCTCCCACTTGACCACAGTCTCCATCTACTTTGGGACACTCATCTATATTTATTTGAAGCCTCAGAATAAAGAATCTCAAGATCAAGACAAAATCTTCTCCATATTTTATGCAGCTGTGACTCCCATGTTAAATCCCCTTATATACACCTTAAGAAACAAAGACATGAAATCTGCCCTCCGGAAAGTCACCTTAAGGACAAAATCTTGGTGGTAGATTCCGTTACAATACCCTCCAGTGGACAGGCCAACTTGAGCTTGGTATTGACTGTGATGGCATTGGATTTGTAGGGTTGAACATTCCCCAATAAATTATTGGGCTATGGGATGCCCAACcaataatgtaaaaaaatctCCTGAGTACATTAGTACTACAGTAGGTACTTTGAGGAGATACAGATGCACAGGATATCCCTTGCCTTCCAGGAGGTTTAAAATCCAGTGTCAgggctaggtggcatggtggatatagccctgaaatcaggaagatctaggtgtGACTCTTGCCTCAGATGTACTTCAACTCTCTGagactgagtttcttcatctataagataagggcattggactggatggcctccaaggtcccttccatctctaaatctatgatcctatgaacttggACACAAATAAGCATATGCTGCAGTGAGTTTCCACAGAACTCTCAACTCTCTAGGAAGACACAGCCATTCATCACAGCTTGTCGCCATATCCCTGAAAATCGTGAGGCCTGGACTGGAGCCCATCATAGCTCTTCCAGCTTCACCTCTTTTTTGACCTCTAGTTATAAATCATTCCCATTATCCCCTCCTCATTGAAACCCATTCTCTATAAATGAGGCAGTAGATTATAAgtcccttgagggtagggactgggtcaggttttttatcttttcttagcATGTGAGGGGCAGTGTGGAATGGTGGAAAGAAAGCAGGCCTGGGAGACAATACTGGcggtgggaccctgggcaagttactaaacGCTTCAGTGCTCTGAACCCACTCTCTAAGGCTCTAGGTGGATGAAGAACAGCTGATGATTTGTAGCAATAGAGGAACTTTCCTTCCTGGCAGGTCCTTTAGTAGCcgggacagtgcctggcatatggtaggtgcttaatagatatttgttgaattggaattTGTTGACTTTTTGTCTTGAAAGAATTTGAGAACTGACTGGAAAACAAAGACCATCTTCCCACACTGGAGCTTGGTTCAGctttctgcccccccccaaacatCCAGCTACCTTTGCCATTGATTCTATGGGCAAGAGCAGGGCTTGCTTTAGTCCTAGGTCATGCAATCTTGCCAGCTATTAAGGAGGAGATCAGAGTATGAGGCAAAGCATGGGGGCTTGTCAGGATGGACAATGATCTAATTTGGCTGGAACCCAGAGTGCTTGAAGGGGAGTAGTGGGAGATAAGGCTCAGCCGGCGAGTGCAGTTTAATCCAATGAATGTTGTTTCTCCACCTACTATCGACAAAGCCCTGTGTCCTAAGGCCTAGGAGAGATAGGACCATGCAAAATGATGGCATACCTCTCCTCATGAAACAGATAGCCCAATAGGGCAACAGATTACTGAAATCCAAGGCTGAACATGATGAGTACATAAAGGAAGTTGAGTGGGATTCTATTCAGGGTCTATGGCAGAAAATTATTATTTCCAACGGTGCTTCTCAGGAAAGGGTCCATGAAGACAAAAGCTTTTCAGCTGGACTTTAGGATGTCAGATTTCCATGAGTAAGGATAAGTGAGAGGACATTTGGGGCAAAGGCGAATGGCCTAAATAAGGTCTCAGCTATGGGAAAAGGTGAGCCAAGTATGAAGGTCCAGTTTGGCTGTagagaccatggagcaggtttgAGGGGAAAGTGAGTAAGTTCATTTGAAGAgggtaggaaaagagaaaataggcagcaaaggaggtagagaaagagCAGTAGAAGACATAGGAGAATAAGCAGAGGAGGCCATCTGTgaagtcaaagaaagagagaggtggtatagtggatagactaatggactttgagtcagggagacctgaattcagatcctgcttTGGGCCCTTGGAAAAGACACTCAACCTCTTTTAGACttacttttttcatctgtaaaatggggataataatagaacctatctccTAGCGTGAagttgaggaacaaatgagagcATATACTTAAAGTGCCAGCTCTTGTAATCATTATGCAGAAATAGGGAGTCGTTGATGCTATTGGATAATGccaatgaggactgagaaaaggtcattgactTGGCCATTGGGTTGCCGAgagccaggcaattggggttaagtgacttggccaaggtcacatagctagtaagtgtgtcaagtgtctgagactggatttgagctcatgtcttcctgactccagggccggtgctctactcactgcgccacctagctgcccctcaaataGCACTTCTGATGCCtcctagatatgtgaccttgggcaagtccccatACTGAGACTGTTCCACCACCTGCATAACGGAGATGAAATTCATAGCAttctcagcattttttgggtGGGAAACTCAAACAtaggcaaagcactttgcaaacatgtAATCCCTATGGAAGTgggaatttttattcttttcttggtCTGTATCTTTTGTACTATATTGTGATTTATTTTGTGTCTAGTTATATGTGTTTGCATTGTCTACTCTGAAAGAACATAAGGTTCTTGAGTttcccttattagactgtgagctctttgagggcagggactgttttttgcctctttctgtatccccagcatttagcacagtgcctggcatatagcaggtacttaatcaatgtttactgattgattcttgaggacagggactgtctcacttttatatttgtattcccagcagtgGCTGGCCCAGaacaggtaattaataaatgcttcttgactggaTGCTTAATTAGCAACAAGGAAGTCCATAGAAGGGTAACCAGATTAGTAAAGGGCCTTGCATATATGCTATACAGCACTGGGTCAAAGACAAGAGAAGgctgggagagggggaagtgCCAGCTATGGCCTTCAGGTAGGAGAAAGGTTGCTTGCCCCTGTACATTGCcctcaatgacttgcccaggctggcACTCCTACTCCCACCTCAAGACCCTCATGAACCAATTTACAGGGCTTTTTGTCTTGTGTCTCCATGTGTCCCTGTCCCCTTCCAGGCTCTCCTGGTAGTTCTGACCCACTACACAACAGCCGTCTCATTCATCTCAGCAGAGCTGCCAGAACTGAGAGCTCAGGTGATAGGCATGGACAAGAAAGGAGAGTCAGTACTTTAGGTTACAATGGGCCAaggcagtggcagtggtggtggcagacctttcttccttctctcccagagCCAGGCTCTATCATTTCACAGTGAtcagctgctttctttttttttctttctttctctttctttctttctgtctttctttctgtctttctttctttctctttctttctctctctctctccctctctcccccccttcctttcatttacatttttcttttttttcttttttttgggggggagggttaTAAAAGACTACATTTATTTAGCTTATAGGGATACAGTTGTCAAACAACAGGGCAAGGACACTGGGTGCAAAATTATGCCtggatattcttttttctttttttaatttcttttttcttatttaatattttagttttcaacattgatttccacaagattttgaattacaaattttagcctcatatctaccctcccccccaccccaagatggcatatattctgattgccccattccccagtctgccctcccttctatcaccccactcccccacccccataccctttccccttactttcttgtagggcaagacagatttctgtaccccactgCCTATATATTATATTTCCCAGTTGCTGTAAAAacgtttttaacatttgtttttagaactttgagttccaaattctctcccttcttccttccccacccaccctccttgagaaggcaagcaattcaatatcagttatacatgtatcattatgcaaaacacttcaataatagtcatgttgtgaaagagtaactatatttccctccaccctatcctgtccccctttattcaattttctcctttggccctgtctcttttgaaaaatgtttgcttttgactaccttctcccccaatttgccctcccttctatcatccccgctcttatccccttcccctctactttcatgtagggtaagatacccagttgaatgtgtatgttattcccttcttaaaccaaatccaatgagagcaaggtttactcattccctttcacctgtcccctcttcctttccattgtaacagctttttcccTCAGACTCTGGACCATCCAACCATCCCCACCTTGTAATCTCCCTCCACCAGGCCAGTCCTCTTCTTCCATTGGTAACTTCCTCCTGGATGTGGAGGGACTTAGGCCAGCCAACCTTCATTCCCCTTTCAGCTCTGCTCCTGACTTTCTGTATTTTGAAATCGTGCCCTCACCAAGGGATCTTTGTCCAggggcagtcagtcaataaatatttattaagcacctaattcATGCCaagtactaagtgctggggatacaagtaagaaaaaagagcagtccctgcccttgaaggagcttgcaatctaacaggggaagacaacacacaaaaggaagcagaaaaatggggatggagaaaaggggaggaaggtACCTGGCTAGTATGGTGGAGTCCAATCTAAGGAAtgctgctgatggaaaatgaagagttggctggTCTGTGAGCCCTCTTCAAATGGATGCTTTGGGAGGAGTCCTTCattttaccttctagttcttTAGTCAGAGGGACAGAAGGTACTGAAGGGGTATGAGATCCAAAGTTGATACATTCTCAAAGGATGATGAGTTTTCTAGTGGAGAGATTTCCTGGGAACATAATGATGGTGGAGTTCAAGTTGatatcttggatttcttcctttgaaaactgccaatatcctttggccattcatctattggtgaatggctcttaattttataaattcaaatcggttccttatatatcttagaacTGAGACCTCTATGAGAGAAACTTGTTAcaaagatttgtttttttctccatttacctTTTTCCCTTCTAAGTTTAACTATTAGATCTGTTTGTACAAAAAGttcttaattttatataaaaatattgtcctttttattttgtGTGAGCCTATTACTTGTTTAGTAATGAAATCTTCTGCTATCCATATATGTTAAAGATAATTTCTTGCCCCTCTAATTTATGTATTATGTGACCTTATATGTCTAGATCATGTATTCATTTGGGGCTTATCCTGGTGCAGTATGAGGTGCTGGTCTAACCCTATTTTCTGCCAGTGTGTTGTCAAGTTTAGGGCAACAAGGTGTCACTACAGCGGATagagaactcatcttcctgagttcaaatctagcctcagatataaccctatttgcctcagtttttttatctgtaaaatgaactggagaaggaaatggcaaaccattccagtatctttgtcaagaagagttggacaagactgaaatgagcCAACAAGAACAAAGCTGCCTagtttttcaagtagtttttgtCAGTGAATCCTTCCCCAGGaactgtctctccctgtctctgtctctctgtactTAGCACTCCTCTCAGAACCTCCACTGAAGGAGGGCACTTAGGttagccatctcttcattttctactCTCCTGTATTTCAATATCATGACCCCAAGTGCTGATTACCTTCCACactctttttcagcttccttcttctttatttgcttgtaagctccttaaggctatgacttttctttttcattttttttttggatttccagcactttgcacagtgcttggcacatagtaggtactcaataatatttattgattgactgatttagCATAGTGTGTGGAacatggtgtttaataaatgctttttgatttgatttgactttctttatcttttggtTAGTTTTGAACTCTGgcaattctcttttcctctcccccacccatttcTTTTGAGATTGCTGTCTCTTTCATTCGCATTTTGTTTTCACCTTACCTAATTCCATGGAGTAGTCCATTGGTCTATTGATTAGTGTTATATTGAATGCTTCTGTTGTAGGCTAAACCTAAATCTGACTTAATCTATCAGGTTCAAgggtttttttgcttgtttgtttccaACAGACCCCCATGAACCATTAAAAACCCAATTAAGACTTCTTCaataattgaaatttaaaaacatataaaagaatttaaaagggTATAAGACACAATTTCTCTTTCCATAATCAGGAACTGAAAGAGGCACCCTGCAGGCACTTTGAGCTCAGGAAAGCATTTTTGACAAACTTCAGTGACCTCAAGCCAATCCTTTTATAATTCAAAGCACCATGTGGGGCTGAGTCTAAGGGCAGGCTGGAGAATAGGCTGTGGCCACTAGGACTGCAGTAGACCTTGGACTTGATTAAGGCTCCTTTACAGAAAACTAAAGGAGTCTTGCTGTGCCTTTGGATGGAGTAGCAGCAACTCCTTATTCCCTGGGATTGGGAGTCGGATCAGAGACTATTGGTCACTGAGTGTCATGGGGAAACAGACTCTTGAGGAGGAAATTCCCCTCTGGAAGTTATCAGAGGGCTTTAAAGGGACTCCATCCTCTCTTTTGAATGCATCTCTTTGTGATTCTGCCAGCTCACCCTTGGAGATCGTGGTAAGTGGATTTCTTGCTCTTCCCACAGACACACGACAATGAGAATGAATTGTTCCCTTGATGAACATGAGACTGGACACAAGTCCCTTGTTACCTCTTCTGCTTCATGTTGAACAAGTCAAGCAGCAGCTAGGGGGCGCTATAGTGGGCAGAGTGCTAGAcgggagataggaagacctgagttcaaattcggcttcacactctcactaactgtgtgatcttgggcgagTCAGTTCATCTCTAtctgtctttatctgtaaaatggggataatagcacctaactcacagggttgttgtgagaattaaatgagataataattgcaaagtgtttagcacatagtaggtgccatataaatgctaatgATGCTGCTGGTGTCTCCCTTAATGGACACCTCTCCACTCATGGATTTTCTGCCTAGATTTGTTCCTCGAGGTCAGCATCCTCCAACTCCCTCATACTATACCCATCTCAGTAATTCTGAGCTTCCGGCTGGCATCGTACACACCCCATTCCCTTCTCAATGCTACCCCCAAAAGTCCCACTCCCAATCAACTGGCTCCTTTCACTGTGCTCTCTGTAATTCCTGTTCTATAATTACCAAACTCCATTTCATCTTTTCTCACTCCCTTCACCTTCTGAATCTCACTGAGACCAGGCTCCCTATTGAGAACATTGCGTCcatggccaccctttccagtagTTATGGGGAagtttcctttcctccccactgTCACTTCTAAACTCTCCATCGGCAACCTCTTCTCCTTTGAGATTGATCTCAATCCAAATTTATCACAAATCTAGATCCTAGTGGATGTTATCTATCAGATCCCAtgtcattcttcttccttcttcaataAGTTCAATGTCTGACTAATATTCACTCTCTTCTCCCCAACTCTTGCCTTCATAATTGGAGATTCGAATATACATATTGACAGTTCCTCAACTACTCTAACTTCTCAGTTCCTCAATCTAGTCAAtttccatgacctactcctccattcCATCTCTTCTATACACAGAGCTCATACTcatgatcttgccatcacccacaagtgtttCATTTAAATGTTCATAAATTCTTTATcttataatcttttatcattccatctttccctataTCTTACAAGCTTTAACCCCATTCTTTGTCCTCACCATGACCTCAAATCCCTCCACCCCTCAGttttttcccaggccatcacccctgcactgactacactcttcttccttccttatttcaattcattggtgaatcagttcaactctgCACCATCCTCTAAAATTGAATCCCTTGCCCCCTTGTCCTCTCAATGACCTTGTCCGACCCTAACCTTAGATGATGCCCACCATCTGTGTCCTTTGCTCCTATTTACTTACTGTTGAATGGAAATAGAGGAAGTTATGAAACCATGCTGACCAGGTCCACAACAAATTTTGGTTTGGTAATTTCAACTAGGCCCTTACCACAGCAAGTTAAGCCTTTTACATCTGTCTGATGAATTCCTTTTCCTATTCACCATAGTGGCTATTACAAgccttttcatctttccttgaGTCTCTTAGGGAACTcttcccaccctctcagctgaagGCCTTGACTTCACCAAAATAATTGGAGCCACACACCAaaacttctcttttccccttgttCTCGTCTTACATTATTCTGACATCTTGAcccactatttcctcctttactCTTATCTCACATGAAAAGGTGGTCTTTCCTTGCAGAGGAAAACTCCTCTAAATGTGCTCCTGATCACATCtattcctgtcttctccagcagactgccccCTCCATCATTCCCACTCTCTCTAATaatcaatctctccctctctactggctccttcaattttctccattactATGTAGTGAATTCTCATGGCTTTCGGCTCATTTTTTCCAGAAAGAGGTAAGATTCTAAGAAATACTCTGGAGGGCAGTGAGAATTCCTTTTCTAATGCTACTGGCTTGAGCACCCATTCCACATGCTTTCCTTCCACTGTGAGCCACCAGTGACTAGCATCCCTGTTCTACTTGACCActgaacataataataataataactaatatttatatagtatatactatgtgccaggcactgtgctgagcactttataattatctcatttccttcctcacaacaactctcggAAGCAGGTGCTataaattatgtttaaaaaaaagcttttttttaagaCTATGCCTCCTATCTTACCTAGGATGGAAGTTCAGGGGTCAATACCACTCCTGATTGGCACAGGAGCTTTgacctattctattttttttttttacattttaaaactgttttaaaaatttaCGTTTAAAACTATGAGATCTGCAGGgatccttctttttttatttttttaatttaatatatttagttttcagcattgattttcacaagagtttgaattacaaattttctccccatttctaccctcccctccactccaagatggtgtatattctggttgccctgttccccagtcagccctctcttctgtcaccccactcccctcccatccccttttcccttcctttcttgtagggcaagataaatttctacgtcccattgcctgtgtatcttattttctagttgcatgcaaaaacattt
The Trichosurus vulpecula isolate mTriVul1 chromosome X unlocalized genomic scaffold, mTriVul1.pri SUPER_X_unloc_2, whole genome shotgun sequence genome window above contains:
- the LOC118833150 gene encoding olfactory receptor 13H1-like — encoded protein: MNYQEIGNHTKVTEFILVGLSQQPASQIALFWMLLFVYLVTLLGNSAIIVAVWGESRLHTPMYFFLSNLSFLDLLFSTSTVPLIMMNALWDFPTVSYNDCFTQLAIRAFLALTECFLLAIMAYDRFVAISTPLHYSVVMSVRVCRGLALTSWTVAFLVTVIPILTVPVSFCGRNAINHFSCEVQAIFKLLCSDTTLLEGLMMASATISMPVPLAFILASYLRILVAVFRIHSTKARLKAFSTCGSHLTTVSIYFGTLIYIYLKPQNKESQDQDKIFSIFYAAVTPMLNPLIYTLRNKDMKSALRKVTLRTKSWW